The following are from one region of the Veillonella nakazawae genome:
- a CDS encoding DUF1934 domain-containing protein, whose product MKRVLVSVKSVQRDMDGKDTVVELISPGTSHEKGNAQYVRYEESSVTGLDGVKTTIKIHDDSIVLLRTGAVNMRHQYVRGEERESVYETPYGDLHMAVNTHELTADFHDGVGHVHLGYDISVEGEWQFYNQLDIDVREDTEHGHEGNPEIGD is encoded by the coding sequence ATGAAGCGGGTTCTAGTGTCCGTAAAAAGTGTACAACGAGATATGGACGGCAAGGATACCGTAGTGGAACTGATTTCCCCTGGTACATCACATGAAAAGGGTAATGCCCAGTATGTGCGTTACGAAGAATCTAGTGTGACTGGCTTAGATGGGGTAAAGACGACCATTAAAATCCATGATGACTCTATTGTATTGCTTCGAACAGGGGCTGTTAATATGCGTCATCAATATGTCCGTGGTGAAGAGCGCGAATCCGTGTATGAAACACCGTATGGTGATTTGCACATGGCCGTGAATACTCATGAATTAACAGCAGACTTTCACGACGGCGTAGGTCATGTTCATTTAGGATATGACATTTCCGTCGAAGGTGAATGGCAATTTTATAATCAGTTAGATATAGACGTGCGGGAGGATACAGAGCATGGACATGAAGGAAATCCTGAAATCGGGGATTGA
- a CDS encoding GIY-YIG nuclease family protein has product MANKEVKSEERHYVYLVRCADDSLYCGWTTDIERRIEAHNGLIPGGAKYTRGRRPVELVYSESFHNKQDAQRREYAIKQMTKTKKLRLIEGAK; this is encoded by the coding sequence ATGGCAAATAAGGAGGTTAAGTCTGAAGAGCGGCACTATGTGTACTTGGTGCGTTGCGCAGACGATTCCTTGTATTGCGGGTGGACCACCGATATTGAACGCCGTATAGAGGCTCATAATGGGCTTATTCCAGGCGGTGCTAAGTATACGAGAGGGCGACGTCCTGTTGAATTGGTGTATTCTGAAAGCTTTCACAATAAACAAGATGCACAACGTAGAGAATATGCCATAAAACAGATGACAAAGACTAAGAAATTGCGACTCATTGAGGGTGCAAAATAG
- a CDS encoding peptidylprolyl isomerase, whose translation MNWKRLALCAMLGITMLGTAACGTKSGEQPQGNTVKAETVAMPNFSNAPIADEYAIFDTNYGQFKVRLLGSKAPITVKNFDYLVKKGFYNGVTFHRVIEGFMIQGGDPDGTGAGGPGYTIPDEFSNDLHFNKMGVLAMANRGPNTGGSQFFITLGPTDWLDNKHTIFGTVVQGMDVVEKIGKVKTGRNDKPVEPVIINTITLEPITDDAKNGK comes from the coding sequence ATGAACTGGAAACGCTTGGCTTTATGCGCAATGTTAGGGATTACAATGCTTGGGACAGCGGCATGTGGTACAAAAAGTGGGGAACAACCACAAGGGAATACTGTAAAAGCAGAAACGGTAGCTATGCCTAATTTCTCTAATGCACCAATTGCTGATGAATACGCTATTTTTGATACAAATTATGGTCAATTCAAAGTTCGATTGTTAGGCTCTAAAGCACCTATTACAGTAAAAAACTTTGATTACCTAGTGAAAAAAGGTTTCTATAATGGTGTTACATTCCACCGCGTTATCGAAGGCTTTATGATTCAAGGCGGGGATCCAGATGGTACAGGTGCTGGCGGTCCAGGCTATACAATTCCTGATGAGTTCTCCAATGATTTACACTTCAATAAAATGGGCGTTCTTGCCATGGCAAACCGAGGCCCTAATACAGGTGGCTCTCAGTTCTTTATTACATTGGGACCTACAGATTGGTTAGATAACAAACACACTATCTTTGGCACTGTAGTACAAGGCATGGATGTAGTTGAAAAAATTGGCAAAGTAAAAACAGGCCGTAATGATAAACCAGTAGAGCCAGTAATCATCAATACTATTACGTTGGAACCGATTACTGATGATGCAAAAAATGGCAAATAA